One segment of Pontibacter akesuensis DNA contains the following:
- a CDS encoding glycosyltransferase family 4 protein → MRKKVLIIDSNYPNENNLYGDVFVHSRARFYKNVFDIQVLGWDKRRENFEFTYEGIPAKSFKTKKELTRNIFEYKPDIILIHFVEGWMLSAFIKPINCPVLIWVHGAEALGWYRRIFNFRNVLQFGNYVLKNTLQLIKVRQLISYSNHTDKVAFIFVSNWMKGITETDTRIKVKNYHLIPNPIDANIFQYVEKTPDQRKHILLIRSFNSKKYANDIAIDAIMELSNKDFFSDIRFSIYGMGKYFKPLTKKLEKFDNVNLHNTFVENTSIPEIHRQHGIFLCPTRQDAQGVSMCEAMSSGLVPISSFNTAIPEFLDDQKTGFMTNSAKEIAQAVEVLYYNPDKYLKISKNAATSIQEKSGNDTVLQKEIKIIEDNIDQYVKP, encoded by the coding sequence ATGCGAAAGAAAGTACTCATTATCGACTCTAACTATCCCAACGAAAACAACTTGTATGGTGATGTTTTTGTACATTCCAGAGCCAGGTTCTACAAGAATGTATTTGATATACAGGTGTTAGGCTGGGACAAAAGGAGAGAAAATTTCGAATTCACTTACGAAGGTATCCCTGCTAAATCATTCAAAACCAAAAAGGAGCTAACCAGAAATATATTTGAATATAAGCCAGATATTATTCTGATTCATTTTGTAGAAGGCTGGATGCTATCAGCTTTTATAAAACCTATAAATTGTCCCGTGTTGATATGGGTGCATGGGGCTGAGGCCTTAGGCTGGTACAGGAGAATTTTCAATTTCAGAAATGTACTTCAGTTTGGCAATTATGTGCTGAAGAACACACTCCAATTGATTAAGGTAAGACAGCTAATATCCTATTCAAATCATACAGACAAAGTAGCATTTATTTTTGTGTCTAACTGGATGAAAGGGATCACCGAAACAGATACACGAATTAAAGTAAAAAATTACCACCTGATCCCTAACCCTATTGATGCCAATATTTTTCAGTATGTAGAAAAGACTCCTGATCAGAGAAAGCATATTTTACTTATCCGCTCGTTTAATTCTAAAAAATACGCTAATGATATTGCTATCGATGCTATTATGGAATTAAGTAATAAGGATTTCTTTTCTGATATAAGGTTCAGCATCTATGGTATGGGGAAATATTTTAAGCCCCTTACAAAAAAGTTAGAGAAGTTTGACAATGTAAACCTCCATAACACCTTTGTAGAAAACACAAGCATCCCTGAAATTCATAGACAGCATGGTATCTTCCTTTGCCCAACACGTCAAGATGCGCAGGGTGTTTCGATGTGTGAAGCAATGTCTAGTGGTTTGGTGCCTATTTCTTCATTTAATACAGCTATTCCAGAATTTTTGGATGACCAAAAGACAGGGTTCATGACTAATTCAGCGAAAGAGATTGCCCAGGCAGTGGAAGTGTTGTATTACAATCCTGACAAGTATCTAAAAATTTCAAAAAATGCCGCAACTTCTATTCAAGAAAAAAGTGGGAATGACACTGTACTGCAGAAAGAGATAAAGATAATAGAAGACAATATAGACCAGTACGTAAAACCTTGA